From the genome of Methanobrevibacter smithii ATCC 35061, one region includes:
- a CDS encoding DUF357 domain-containing protein, whose product MNDLESAEKISIDIKKLERNLKQVEDINFEGKEKEVYDRAVDYMNDSKYYLEKKKDMRTAFGCIEYSHGLLDALRMIHGLI is encoded by the coding sequence ATGAATGATTTAGAAAGTGCAGAAAAAATAAGTATTGACATTAAGAAATTGGAACGCAATCTGAAACAGGTTGAAGACATAAACTTTGAAGGTAAAGAAAAAGAAGTTTATGACAGAGCTGTTGATTATATGAACGATTCAAAATATTATCTTGAAAAGAAAAAAGATATGCGTACAGCATTTGGATGTATCGAATATAGTCATGGATTATTAGATGCTCTTAGAATGATTCATGGTTTAATTTAA
- the fbp gene encoding fructose-1,6-bisphosphate aldolase/phosphatase, with amino-acid sequence MKTTVSVIKADIGSVSGHCVAHPDLMDICDEVLAEALETNILTDYYISRCGDDIDLIMTHRNGEENEEVHETAYNAFMKATERARELKLYGAGQDLLSDTFSGNIKGMGPGVAEMEFKERPSDPVLVYCCDKTEPGAFNLPIFKMFADPFNTAGLVIDPSLHDGFKFEVFDVIEHRKVILNCPEEMYDLLALIGSTGRYVIKRVWKKNGEIAAAISTERLNLMAGEYVGKDDPAAIVRAQSGFPANGECVEPFAFPHMVSGWMRGSHNGPMMPVSERDANPIRFDGPPRVIGLGFQVSDAKLIGPVDLFDDPAFDPTREESARIATYIRRHGPFEPHRLPAEEMEYTSLPGVMAKLEDRFEDME; translated from the coding sequence ATGAAAACAACTGTTAGTGTAATTAAAGCTGATATTGGAAGTGTGTCTGGACATTGTGTAGCACACCCAGATTTAATGGATATTTGTGATGAAGTTTTAGCAGAAGCTTTAGAGACAAATATTTTAACTGATTATTATATCTCCCGTTGTGGAGACGACATTGACTTGATTATGACTCATAGAAATGGGGAAGAAAACGAAGAAGTTCACGAAACTGCTTACAATGCTTTCATGAAAGCTACTGAAAGAGCACGTGAATTAAAATTATACGGTGCAGGTCAAGATTTATTATCTGACACCTTTTCTGGAAACATTAAAGGTATGGGTCCTGGTGTTGCTGAAATGGAATTCAAAGAAAGGCCAAGTGACCCTGTTTTAGTATACTGCTGTGACAAAACCGAACCTGGTGCATTTAACTTACCTATTTTTAAAATGTTCGCAGATCCATTTAACACTGCAGGTCTTGTTATTGACCCAAGTTTACATGATGGATTCAAATTTGAAGTATTTGATGTAATTGAACACAGAAAAGTTATCTTAAACTGTCCTGAAGAAATGTACGATTTACTCGCATTAATCGGTTCTACTGGAAGATACGTAATTAAAAGAGTATGGAAGAAAAACGGAGAAATCGCAGCAGCTATCAGTACTGAAAGATTAAACTTAATGGCTGGAGAATACGTTGGTAAAGATGACCCTGCAGCTATTGTAAGAGCACAATCTGGTTTCCCAGCTAATGGTGAATGTGTAGAACCATTTGCATTCCCTCACATGGTAAGTGGATGGATGAGAGGTTCCCACAACGGTCCTATGATGCCTGTATCTGAAAGAGATGCAAACCCAATTAGATTTGACGGACCACCTAGAGTAATCGGTTTAGGTTTCCAAGTATCTGATGCTAAATTAATAGGTCCTGTTGACTTATTTGATGACCCTGCATTTGATCCTACTAGGGAAGAATCTGCAAGAATCGCTACCTACATCAGAAGACACGGTCCATTTGAACCTCACAGATTACCTGCTGAAGAAATGGAATATACTTCATTACCTGGTGTAATGGCAAAACTCGAAGATAGATTCGAAGATATGGAATAA